One window of Mycoplasma cottewii genomic DNA carries:
- a CDS encoding BspA family leucine-rich repeat surface protein translates to MTNLLMILKSVLAVSAANQGIGSLNNDHLNLGMSASLKHVNDSSLLRAANVNDHQSHVIFGNQIVKLGWEKSANGGYKLKKVPSHIKKVPSTLPSHITDLSYAFKDNANVDIEGIEKWDTSNVTSMRGVFYNAQNFNTALNWDTSKVTDMSFMFYNAENFDSYLGDKFSAINVTNMESMFEGAREFNQNVGLRLLSNNRVNAKNMFTFAKKFNQDISYLEVEQRNVRETIFKNVDNIVNENLPLSVDSIASNQIKKDLINFWNNNLKNKQLQDSTYETVLALLKLKAQENSELKGSTFEFINQKDNVKMVELNNNKQQIIIKVNNRFIVKLDLGTVIKQNISEIKNNLGEIKFIDRFHAYKSQMFNAINKGVIKQFISTNKNLVSSEETDYKIEHANLASAIIRNVKTNEIHVVNYKLNKYIFAEIIMCYELYGFPNLWIDETISTSRTFRNIWDLIELKVNQYTPKIYHHKIRWTLVLDDVVRSMNTYIEPTGTAYGYLLDNDGWDKQLHGYAGRDGGRGKPKVTDNVETIYIDKDGNEKRAAWNMNGAEYDDVKVIKRIGFYWDYDKKQCVAYRMPKNVEVVPDYLPIEITSLESMFMHCEHFNQDISSWNTKNVKLMTRMFQGAKKFNNGGKALRWDTSNVKNMGAMFQDTESFNADITGWNVKEVENMGEMFRDAKAFNQPIGGWQAWRRVTNFNNMFNGAISFNQDLSNAHNWPVYYSYISNNQGFDKNTPAWEIINRPAIKPSSAKKIDTNGVSFNNWYEEPRIIFGIKNTKFNWETERDICEKLRSVYNLNPESLNIQLFAKERRVSIFPKSDGWYTDKGFWGEFKIESRDSIRNVIKENTHIGYLENNDQTTVLKALRERFNIDTTGIATIPDSKGRIWVRVLDENKNFVNGRLYPYYTYVNYSLSKNIDTLGTFDTNEIVIDRDDQSLFEQEFIKKNQEILNRNDLNKNLLSFKKVNNAYEISINNGEYIGSIKVSYRAKLNLNELQGLITHVGNFNVKDIEAIISEFLKRNKDKLPELQRNHLRMVDSGEDFLTLSVNTEIQDKYLGEKIVVHFGSRANINNIGLNLNQVVVNNKNEQEILDIFWERNQQIFVDNKIAKDQLNIELKDNYFLISTNNDNFQSEVRVNFIVRTQINSVDVNTHAGSFDILDKDKIIEAFVNNNSSLLHEVNKNNFEIVGDVVDNSLVIRVINSDNYQGEIRISFIIRTQINSVDADTNTGAFNSANTNEIIDAFIKNNQDKLPGLTRSNFEIIGNVTNNSIVVRIINSDNFKE, encoded by the coding sequence ATGACAAATTTACTAATGATTTTAAAGTCAGTGCTTGCGGTTTCAGCAGCAAATCAAGGCATTGGTTCTTTAAATAACGATCACTTAAACTTGGGTATGTCAGCAAGTTTAAAACATGTAAACGATAGCAGTTTATTAAGAGCGGCAAATGTTAATGATCACCAAAGTCACGTAATTTTTGGTAATCAAATTGTTAAATTGGGTTGAGAAAAAAGTGCTAATGGTGGATATAAATTAAAAAAAGTTCCATCACACATTAAAAAAGTTCCATCAACTTTACCAAGTCACATTACTGATTTATCTTATGCTTTCAAAGACAACGCAAATGTAGATATTGAAGGAATTGAAAAATGAGATACATCAAATGTAACTAGCATGCGTGGAGTATTCTATAATGCTCAAAACTTTAACACAGCATTAAACTGAGATACTTCAAAAGTTACTGATATGAGTTTTATGTTCTACAATGCAGAAAATTTTGACTCATATCTAGGAGATAAATTCTCTGCAATAAACGTAACAAATATGGAATCTATGTTTGAAGGAGCAAGAGAATTTAATCAAAATGTTGGATTACGATTATTATCAAACAACCGTGTTAATGCAAAAAACATGTTTACTTTTGCTAAAAAATTTAATCAAGATATATCATATCTAGAAGTTGAACAAAGAAATGTAAGAGAAACTATATTTAAAAACGTTGATAATATAGTAAACGAAAATTTACCATTATCAGTTGACAGTATTGCTTCAAATCAAATAAAAAAAGATTTAATTAATTTCTGAAACAACAATTTAAAAAACAAACAATTACAAGATAGTACATACGAAACTGTTTTAGCATTACTTAAATTAAAAGCTCAAGAAAATAGCGAACTTAAAGGTTCAACATTTGAATTTATCAATCAAAAAGATAATGTTAAAATGGTTGAACTAAACAACAATAAACAACAAATCATAATTAAAGTAAACAACAGATTTATAGTTAAATTAGACTTAGGAACTGTTATAAAACAAAATATTAGTGAAATCAAAAATAATTTAGGAGAAATTAAATTTATCGATAGATTCCATGCTTATAAATCTCAAATGTTCAACGCAATAAATAAAGGGGTTATTAAACAATTTATTTCAACTAATAAAAACTTAGTATCAAGTGAAGAAACTGATTATAAAATTGAACATGCTAACTTAGCTTCAGCAATTATTAGAAATGTAAAAACAAATGAAATTCATGTTGTAAATTACAAACTTAATAAATATATATTTGCAGAAATTATAATGTGCTATGAACTTTATGGTTTCCCAAATCTATGAATTGATGAAACAATATCAACAAGTAGAACTTTCCGTAATATTTGAGATTTAATTGAATTAAAAGTTAATCAATATACTCCAAAAATTTATCATCACAAAATCCGATGAACTCTAGTTTTAGATGATGTTGTTAGAAGTATGAATACATACATAGAACCTACAGGAACAGCCTATGGTTATCTTCTTGATAATGATGGTTGAGATAAACAACTTCATGGTTATGCAGGTAGAGATGGTGGAAGAGGAAAACCAAAAGTTACAGATAATGTAGAAACTATTTATATTGATAAAGACGGTAATGAAAAAAGAGCTGCTTGAAATATGAATGGTGCAGAATATGATGATGTTAAAGTTATTAAAAGAATAGGATTCTACTGAGATTATGACAAAAAACAATGTGTAGCTTATAGAATGCCTAAAAATGTTGAAGTAGTTCCAGATTACTTACCTATTGAAATTACTAGCTTAGAAAGTATGTTTATGCATTGTGAACACTTCAATCAAGATATATCTAGCTGAAATACAAAAAATGTTAAATTAATGACAAGAATGTTCCAAGGAGCTAAAAAATTTAACAACGGTGGAAAAGCATTAAGATGAGATACTTCAAATGTAAAAAACATGGGAGCAATGTTCCAAGACACAGAAAGCTTTAATGCTGATATTACAGGTTGAAATGTTAAAGAAGTTGAAAACATGGGAGAAATGTTTAGAGATGCTAAAGCATTTAACCAACCTATTGGTGGATGACAAGCTTGAAGAAGAGTAACAAACTTTAACAACATGTTTAATGGTGCTATCTCATTCAATCAAGATCTATCAAACGCACATAACTGACCAGTATATTATAGTTATATATCTAATAATCAAGGATTTGACAAAAACACACCAGCTTGAGAAATTATTAATAGACCAGCAATAAAACCAAGTAGCGCTAAGAAAATAGATACAAATGGTGTTTCATTCAACAATTGATATGAAGAACCAAGAATAATATTTGGTATCAAAAACACAAAATTTAATTGAGAAACTGAAAGAGACATATGTGAAAAATTACGTTCAGTTTACAACCTTAACCCTGAATCATTAAATATTCAATTATTTGCTAAAGAAAGAAGAGTTTCTATTTTCCCTAAATCTGATGGATGATATACTGATAAAGGATTCTGAGGAGAATTCAAAATTGAATCAAGAGATAGTATAAGAAATGTTATTAAAGAAAATACTCACATTGGATATTTAGAAAATAATGATCAAACAACTGTCTTAAAAGCACTTAGAGAAAGATTTAATATTGATACAACAGGAATTGCAACCATACCTGATAGTAAAGGTAGAATTTGAGTAAGAGTTTTAGATGAAAATAAAAACTTTGTTAATGGTCGTTTATATCCATATTACACATACGTTAATTATTCACTATCAAAAAATATCGATACTTTAGGAACTTTTGACACTAATGAAATTGTTATTGATAGAGATGATCAATCACTATTCGAACAAGAATTTATCAAAAAAAACCAAGAAATTTTAAATAGAAATGATTTAAACAAAAACTTATTATCATTCAAAAAAGTAAATAACGCATATGAAATAAGTATTAATAACGGTGAATATATTGGTTCTATAAAAGTTTCATATAGAGCAAAACTAAATCTTAACGAATTACAAGGTTTAATAACTCACGTTGGAAACTTTAATGTTAAAGATATAGAAGCTATTATTAGTGAATTCTTAAAACGTAATAAAGATAAATTACCTGAATTACAAAGAAATCATTTAAGAATGGTAGATAGCGGTGAAGATTTCTTAACTCTATCAGTAAATACAGAAATTCAAGACAAATACTTAGGTGAAAAAATTGTTGTTCATTTCGGTTCAAGAGCTAATATTAATAATATAGGTCTTAACTTAAACCAAGTTGTTGTAAATAACAAAAACGAACAAGAAATTTTAGATATTTTCTGAGAAAGAAACCAACAAATTTTTGTTGACAATAAAATTGCAAAAGATCAATTAAATATTGAATTAAAAGACAATTATTTCTTAATCAGTACTAATAATGACAACTTCCAATCAGAAGTTAGAGTTAACTTTATTGTTAGAACTCAAATTAATTCAGTTGATGTTAATACACATGCTGGATCATTCGATATATTAGATAAAGATAAAATTATTGAAGCATTTGTTAATAATAACTCTTCTCTATTACATGAAGTAAACAAAAACAATTTTGAAATTGTTGGAGATGTAGTAGATAACTCACTAGTTATTAGAGTTATAAATAGTGATAACTACCAAGGTGAAATTAGAATTAGCTTTATAATTAGAACTCAAATTAATTCAGTTGATGCTGACACAAACACTGGAGCATTTAATTCAGCTAATACAAATGAAATTATTGATGCATTTATCAAAAATAACCAAGATAAATTACCTGGATTAACAAGAAGTAATTTTGAAATTATTGGAAATGTAACTAATAATTCAATAGTTGTTAGAATTATAAATAGTGATAATTTCAAGGAATAA